From a region of the Triticum aestivum cultivar Chinese Spring chromosome 7D, IWGSC CS RefSeq v2.1, whole genome shotgun sequence genome:
- the LOC123168784 gene encoding calcium-binding protein PBP1: MAAHHQQQQQPQPQQQSQQQAVGFEDYLPVMAERLGEEGLMEELAAGFRLLMDPASGLITFHSLRRNAPLLGLGGMSDDDLRGMLAEGDFDGDGALSQMEFCVLMVRLSPDLMDQPRRWLDDAVAQASHFLFTS, translated from the coding sequence ATGGCggcgcaccaccagcagcagcagcaaccgcaGCCGCAGCAGCAATCGCAGCAGCAGGCGGTGGGGTTCGAGGACTACCTGCCGGTGATGGCGGAGCGGCTGGGGGAGGAGGGGCTGATGGAGGAGCTGGCGGCGGGGTTCCGGCTGCTCATGGACCCGGCCTCCGGCCTCATCACCTTCCACAGCCTCCGCCGCAACGCGCCGCTGCTGGGCCTGGGCGGCATGTCCGACGACGACCTCCGCGGGATGCTCGCCGAGGGCGACTTCGACGGCGACGGCGCGCTCTCCCAGATGGAGTTCTGCGTCCTCATGGTCAGGCTCAGCCCCGACCTCATGGACCAGCCCCGCCGGTGGCTCGACGACGCCGTCGCCCAGGCCTCCCACTTCCTCTTCACCAGCTAG